Proteins encoded in a region of the Photobacterium angustum genome:
- a CDS encoding glycoside hydrolase family 18 protein — translation MRYFSRNYYLSVITATLVSCFFSNQAAAQPITHSSPVIAAYYPDWKVYTPKTPYSANMLPVNDLTHVIYAFLAVCGPVDASPDNIKKIMKTQCKNKPIGTAIVLDDYAALQMNLKGKTSSKVSYRGNFGQLKLLSDENPNLSILPSFGGWTLSEPFHTVALNDEYRKTFVDSAIKLIQKYDFFDGIQIDWEYPGGHGLSGLGNDNVESERLAYTKLIHELRTQLNTLAIKNNRTYQLSAAVNGAPKTLPGIDWKKVSQDLDQIFLMSFDFLGSWGPTVGHHSNLYSTPLTPDDMSVDNQVNALLKQGVDRQKIIIGSPFYGRGWKGVDKVSAERLEGLSSKGTMEKGSDIADPGYFNYSDIMKYLINNKKLGYQYYYDEKAEAAVLFSTKKNEYISFEDKRSLQAKADYVKKHQLGGVFGWEATSDHNHELIKLLSKNFKQ, via the coding sequence ATGCGTTATTTCTCACGGAATTATTATCTTTCCGTTATTACCGCAACTCTTGTTAGTTGTTTTTTTTCCAATCAAGCTGCAGCTCAGCCAATAACGCATTCATCACCTGTTATTGCAGCCTATTATCCAGATTGGAAAGTGTATACCCCTAAAACGCCCTACAGTGCCAACATGCTTCCTGTTAATGATTTAACGCATGTTATTTATGCCTTTCTTGCTGTTTGCGGACCTGTTGATGCCTCTCCCGACAACATAAAAAAAATAATGAAAACCCAATGTAAAAATAAACCAATAGGTACAGCTATCGTCTTAGATGACTATGCCGCACTTCAAATGAACCTAAAAGGTAAGACATCAAGTAAAGTCAGTTACCGTGGTAACTTCGGTCAACTAAAGTTACTTTCAGACGAAAATCCAAATTTATCTATTCTTCCTAGTTTTGGCGGCTGGACATTATCAGAGCCTTTCCATACTGTGGCGTTAAACGATGAATACAGAAAAACATTTGTTGATAGTGCTATAAAATTAATCCAAAAATATGATTTCTTCGACGGCATTCAAATCGATTGGGAATACCCCGGTGGACATGGTTTATCAGGCTTAGGCAATGATAATGTGGAAAGTGAACGTCTTGCATACACAAAGTTAATTCATGAACTTCGTACCCAATTAAATACGTTAGCTATAAAAAATAATCGCACCTACCAACTTTCAGCGGCAGTAAATGGTGCACCTAAAACATTACCCGGTATTGATTGGAAAAAAGTATCACAAGATCTCGATCAAATATTTTTAATGAGCTTTGACTTTTTAGGCAGTTGGGGTCCTACGGTTGGTCACCATAGTAATTTATATAGTACCCCTTTAACGCCTGATGACATGTCAGTTGACAACCAAGTAAACGCTTTATTAAAACAAGGAGTTGACAGACAAAAGATCATTATTGGCAGCCCCTTTTATGGTCGTGGATGGAAAGGTGTCGACAAAGTTTCTGCTGAAAGACTCGAAGGGCTAAGTAGTAAAGGAACAATGGAGAAAGGTTCAGATATTGCTGACCCTGGTTATTTTAACTACTCAGATATTATGAAATATCTAATAAATAATAAAAAATTGGGTTACCAGTACTATTACGACGAAAAAGCTGAAGCTGCCGTCTTATTTAGCACAAAGAAAAATGAATACATTAGTTTTGAAGATAAGCGTTCGTTACAAGCTAAAGCTGATTATGTAAAGAAACATCAACTCGGTGGCGTTTTTGGCTGGGAAGCTACGTCAGATCACAACCATGAGTTAATAAAATTACTCAGCAAAAACTTCAAACAATAA
- the yegD gene encoding molecular chaperone: MFIGFDYGTANCSVARMVNGNPELLPLEHNNHFIPSTLCAPTREAVSEYLYRFMGISPTDSVGEQVLRRAMAVNREEDIEIFRGDLQFGEAALNTYLSDPEEVYYVKSPKSFLGANGLRDAQISFFEDLVCAMMANIKRNAEQHLQSDITQTVIGRPINFQGTGGEAANIQAEKILSQAAKRAGFKDVSFQFEPVAAGLEFESTLTENKTVLVVDIGGGTTDCSLIEMGPKWINKQDRTQSLLAHSGQRVGGNDLDIHLAFKQLMPEFGLGSKTARGIDMPFNQFWNPIAINNVAAQTEFYSEANLRALEKLRYDAADPAKLSRLIHVYHETLGYQIVRRAEEAKIALSDQDKYRVDMAIINDLFAVNITAKQFAEAIATPTDKMRDLVVEVLAQSNKKPDVVFMTGGTARSPILRQCIEQQLPDIPIVSGNFFGSVTAGLARWAERCYR; encoded by the coding sequence ATGTTTATTGGATTTGATTATGGGACTGCGAATTGTTCAGTCGCAAGAATGGTAAATGGTAACCCCGAACTGTTACCGCTAGAACACAATAATCATTTTATTCCATCGACATTGTGTGCCCCTACACGAGAGGCGGTATCAGAGTATCTATACCGTTTTATGGGCATATCCCCAACAGACAGTGTCGGGGAGCAAGTATTACGCCGCGCAATGGCTGTAAACCGTGAAGAAGATATTGAAATTTTCCGTGGTGATTTACAGTTTGGTGAAGCCGCACTGAATACGTATTTGTCTGATCCTGAAGAAGTCTATTACGTTAAATCTCCTAAATCTTTTCTTGGTGCGAATGGCTTACGTGACGCACAGATCAGTTTTTTTGAAGATCTTGTATGCGCTATGATGGCGAATATTAAACGTAATGCAGAGCAGCATCTTCAATCAGATATTACGCAAACAGTGATTGGTCGACCGATCAATTTTCAAGGGACGGGGGGGGAAGCTGCAAATATTCAGGCTGAAAAAATTCTCTCTCAAGCAGCAAAACGTGCTGGCTTTAAAGATGTTTCGTTCCAGTTCGAACCCGTTGCAGCAGGTTTAGAATTTGAATCAACATTAACTGAGAATAAGACAGTACTTGTGGTTGATATTGGCGGCGGTACTACAGACTGCTCACTCATAGAAATGGGGCCTAAATGGATTAATAAGCAAGATAGAACACAGTCTCTACTGGCACATAGCGGACAGCGTGTGGGTGGGAATGATTTAGACATTCATCTTGCTTTTAAACAATTGATGCCAGAATTTGGCTTAGGGAGCAAAACTGCACGAGGCATTGATATGCCGTTTAATCAATTTTGGAATCCTATCGCGATTAATAATGTCGCGGCACAAACTGAGTTTTATTCTGAGGCTAATTTACGTGCGTTGGAAAAGTTACGTTATGACGCTGCAGATCCTGCAAAACTAAGCCGTTTGATACATGTTTATCATGAAACCTTGGGCTACCAAATTGTACGACGTGCTGAAGAAGCTAAAATAGCGTTATCTGATCAAGATAAATATCGTGTTGATATGGCAATAATCAACGACTTATTTGCAGTAAATATTACTGCTAAGCAATTTGCAGAAGCTATCGCAACCCCAACAGATAAGATGCGTGATCTTGTCGTGGAAGTGTTGGCGCAGAGTAATAAAAAACCAGATGTGGTGTTTATGACAGGAGGAACCGCGCGTTCTCCAATTTTGAGGCAGTGTATTGAGCAGCAGTTGCCAGATATTCCTATTGTGAGTGGTAATTTCTTTGGTTCAGTTACAGCTGGATTAGCACGTTGGGCTGAACGTTGTTACCGTTAA
- a CDS encoding FUSC family protein produces MKNYSRFAIKYFRQLLVFRVFVALSIIVSIIQIFSLPYGSWALITTVTIMGSIHFLGGVLSKANQRITGTILGAIIGLSLYLIPTSYSWLHHIILITTVVTAIYYTQGKYSYAALVVAITVVVVAGGGPEDLHAAMWRTINVFWAAIVAICCSLYIFPARATDHYLNYTHQFIKLCCNYYHQHNQQIAAENFQLIDINPLSNILDKQTSLQPHTKNENIASKQLLTEIMLTEEQIFTMMGSMLHTRWDKQLGQNKINDMLGLMEAKEQLADRFSRLAIQIENQHILPVKQEEIKMLSLLPPTDNHEQSDTSNISYYGYLWLNREIARQFSQLTHLLSEYYSHLNNK; encoded by the coding sequence ATGAAGAATTATTCTCGCTTTGCAATCAAATATTTCCGCCAACTACTTGTGTTTCGCGTGTTTGTTGCACTTAGTATTATTGTCTCTATTATTCAAATATTTAGCTTACCTTATGGCTCATGGGCGCTGATTACTACAGTAACAATCATGGGCAGTATTCACTTTCTTGGTGGTGTTTTATCCAAAGCTAATCAACGAATAACAGGAACTATATTAGGGGCGATTATAGGTTTATCTCTCTATTTAATACCCACTTCATACAGTTGGCTCCACCACATTATTTTAATCACTACGGTGGTTACAGCAATTTACTATACACAAGGTAAGTATTCTTATGCGGCACTTGTTGTTGCTATTACTGTTGTTGTGGTTGCTGGCGGTGGCCCAGAGGATTTACATGCTGCAATGTGGCGCACAATCAATGTGTTTTGGGCCGCTATCGTTGCTATTTGTTGTAGCTTATATATTTTTCCTGCTCGTGCAACGGATCATTATCTTAATTACACTCATCAGTTCATCAAGCTCTGTTGTAACTATTATCATCAGCATAACCAGCAAATAGCGGCAGAAAACTTTCAACTTATAGATATCAATCCCCTATCAAACATCCTTGATAAACAAACTAGCCTTCAGCCACATACTAAAAATGAGAATATTGCCAGTAAACAGCTCTTAACTGAGATCATGCTGACAGAAGAACAAATATTTACCATGATGGGTTCAATGCTGCACACGCGGTGGGATAAACAGTTAGGGCAGAATAAAATTAACGATATGCTAGGTCTAATGGAGGCCAAAGAACAATTAGCAGATCGATTCTCACGTCTTGCTATTCAAATAGAAAACCAACATATTTTACCTGTTAAACAAGAAGAAATAAAAATGCTCTCACTTTTACCTCCTACGGATAACCATGAGCAAAGTGATACCAGTAATATTAGTTATTATGGTTATTTATGGCTTAACCGTGAGATAGCTCGCCAATTTTCACAGCTCACTCATTTATTAAGTGAATACTACTCTCACTTGAATAACAAATAA
- a CDS encoding high-potential iron-sulfur protein, producing the protein MKNQSSRRRFLQLTVGGIIGLSIGSKLLVKPAQAAELPHLSIDDPQAKALSYVNESTKGENNCNSCMLIEGDASAVWRPCKIFPGKLVNAKGWCSAYAPKPA; encoded by the coding sequence ATGAAAAATCAATCTTCACGTCGGCGCTTTTTACAATTAACTGTTGGTGGAATTATTGGCCTGAGTATTGGAAGCAAGCTATTAGTAAAACCGGCTCAAGCGGCTGAGCTTCCACATTTGTCTATCGATGATCCACAGGCAAAAGCTCTAAGTTATGTTAACGAGTCTACTAAAGGCGAGAATAATTGTAATAGCTGTATGCTTATTGAAGGTGATGCAAGCGCGGTATGGCGCCCATGTAAAATATTCCCTGGTAAGCTTGTGAATGCTAAAGGATGGTGTTCTGCTTACGCCCCTAAACCTGCCTAA
- the btuD gene encoding vitamin B12 ABC transporter ATP-binding protein BtuD, giving the protein MPMLMINRIAADNRLKPLSFSVDSGEIVHFIGPNGSGKSTAIGLISGLFSSGGNITLEGIELADYDLASLARVRSYMSQQDKPNFAIPVYQYLLMSFTALGEVKDVSKQAAIDEVCVYLGIVDKLSRSIQKLSGGEWQRVRLASACLQVWPSLNPDAKYLLLDEPAASLDIGQEASMYKLIRKIASQGVAVIMANHDLNRTLREADKVILLEAGHCIAVGRAQEVMIVSQLEKVFDTGIVKVNYQGIENLVFVD; this is encoded by the coding sequence ATGCCAATGTTAATGATTAATCGTATTGCTGCTGATAATCGATTAAAGCCTTTGTCCTTTTCAGTTGATAGTGGTGAAATCGTGCATTTTATTGGTCCTAATGGTAGTGGTAAAAGTACCGCAATAGGACTTATTTCTGGGTTATTTTCTTCGGGTGGCAATATTACTTTGGAAGGTATTGAGCTAGCAGATTATGATCTTGCTTCATTAGCTCGTGTGCGGAGTTATATGTCTCAGCAAGATAAGCCAAATTTTGCCATTCCAGTGTACCAGTATCTTTTAATGTCTTTTACGGCGCTAGGAGAAGTAAAAGACGTGAGTAAACAAGCTGCTATTGATGAAGTGTGTGTATATTTAGGTATTGTTGATAAATTATCGCGAAGTATTCAAAAGCTCTCTGGTGGTGAGTGGCAGCGAGTGAGATTAGCTTCCGCTTGTTTACAAGTTTGGCCTTCATTAAATCCCGACGCTAAATATCTATTACTTGATGAACCGGCGGCATCTTTAGATATTGGTCAAGAAGCGTCTATGTATAAATTGATACGAAAGATTGCGTCACAAGGGGTTGCTGTGATTATGGCTAACCATGATTTGAATCGAACATTACGTGAAGCCGACAAAGTGATATTGCTTGAAGCGGGCCATTGTATTGCTGTTGGTAGGGCTCAGGAGGTAATGATTGTTTCGCAGTTAGAAAAGGTATTTGATACTGGGATTGTGAAAGTGAACTATCAAGGCATCGAAAATTTAGTATTTGTTGATTAG
- a CDS encoding alanine/glycine:cation symporter family protein gives MNPLHDTIFNFLKTFDSLVWGPPLLILLVGTGLYLTIRLGFIQVRYLPLALRYVFGGKKDADSKGEGDVSSFAALCTALSATIGTGNIVGVATAIKLGGPGALFWMWLAAVLGMATKYAECLLAVKYREVDSNGQILGGPMYYIEKGVGSKWLAKLFALFAVGVACFGIGTFPQANAIVEAAQLSFNVPKEITVVILTVLVATVTLGGIKSISSVASTVVPLMAGFYIIACISVLASNFDAIPSAISLVIESAFTGHAATGGFVGAGIMLAIQSGIARGVFSNESGLGSAPIAAAAAQTESCVRQGLISMTGTFFDTVIICTMTGLTLIVTGAWSSDFAGAAMTTHAFAEGLHSSYYGPLMVSIGLMFFAFTTILGWNYYGERCITYLFGVKAILPYKLFFLVLIAGGAFMQLDMIWVIADIVNGLMAIPNLIGLVVLRHVVIAETQAFFAKLKQENSQPISAL, from the coding sequence ATGAATCCACTACACGATACAATTTTTAATTTTCTTAAAACCTTTGACAGTCTTGTTTGGGGACCGCCATTACTGATCTTACTAGTCGGTACAGGTTTGTACTTAACCATCCGTCTTGGTTTTATCCAAGTCCGTTACCTACCACTGGCATTACGCTATGTATTTGGTGGCAAAAAAGATGCTGATAGTAAAGGTGAAGGTGATGTTTCTAGCTTTGCCGCACTATGTACTGCCCTTTCTGCAACAATTGGTACAGGTAATATTGTTGGTGTAGCCACAGCAATTAAACTTGGTGGCCCTGGTGCACTTTTCTGGATGTGGCTTGCTGCTGTATTAGGTATGGCAACTAAATATGCAGAATGTTTATTAGCTGTAAAATACCGCGAAGTTGACAGTAACGGCCAAATTTTAGGCGGCCCAATGTACTACATCGAAAAAGGTGTTGGTAGCAAGTGGCTCGCGAAACTGTTCGCACTTTTTGCTGTTGGTGTTGCATGTTTTGGTATTGGTACTTTCCCACAAGCAAACGCCATTGTTGAAGCCGCACAGCTTTCTTTCAATGTACCGAAAGAAATCACCGTTGTTATTTTAACAGTCTTGGTTGCGACAGTGACGCTGGGTGGTATTAAATCCATTTCAAGTGTTGCAAGTACTGTTGTTCCCCTCATGGCTGGTTTTTATATCATTGCTTGTATCAGTGTATTAGCGAGTAATTTTGACGCCATCCCAAGTGCTATTAGCTTAGTTATTGAATCTGCATTCACAGGACACGCCGCTACAGGTGGTTTTGTAGGTGCTGGAATCATGCTTGCTATTCAGTCTGGTATTGCGCGCGGGGTATTCTCGAATGAATCAGGCTTAGGTAGTGCACCTATTGCAGCGGCTGCGGCACAAACTGAATCCTGTGTACGTCAAGGTCTTATCTCTATGACAGGTACTTTCTTTGATACTGTCATTATCTGTACGATGACAGGTCTAACATTGATTGTTACTGGCGCTTGGTCTTCTGATTTTGCAGGTGCTGCAATGACAACGCATGCTTTTGCAGAAGGTTTACATTCAAGCTATTACGGCCCATTAATGGTCTCTATTGGCTTAATGTTCTTTGCATTTACCACTATATTAGGTTGGAATTACTATGGCGAACGTTGTATTACTTACCTTTTCGGTGTGAAAGCAATTTTACCTTACAAGTTATTTTTCCTTGTACTTATCGCTGGCGGCGCCTTCATGCAGCTAGATATGATTTGGGTAATTGCGGATATTGTTAATGGCTTAATGGCGATCCCTAACCTTATTGGTCTCGTTGTATTACGCCACGTAGTCATTGCTGAAACACAGGCTTTTTTCGCAAAATTAAAGCAAGAAAATAGCCAACCTATTTCTGCACTATAA
- a CDS encoding thiol:disulfide interchange protein DsbA/DsbL, whose amino-acid sequence MKRIYQSFFVVLLAALTLTACSDSKTPQEGDKYSVIPTPMPSMPAVTEIFSLSCGHCRNMEGMLPEIQKLTDTKDINQVHVIFNESAQKAAFIFYAAMIQTNNEPSHKLVEALFTFVQDSPKDMTDAQRKVALAKIFHDNGLKSPYELTKEQQAEIFKLFQQSEDIVRNAALQSVPAFLINGKYLVNTSAHDSLQDMANTITYLKNKK is encoded by the coding sequence ATGAAACGTATTTACCAATCTTTCTTCGTTGTACTATTAGCAGCACTGACATTAACAGCATGTTCTGATTCTAAAACACCCCAAGAAGGTGATAAGTATTCCGTAATTCCAACCCCTATGCCTAGCATGCCTGCTGTCACAGAGATCTTTTCACTGTCTTGTGGGCACTGTCGTAATATGGAGGGTATGCTGCCAGAGATTCAAAAATTAACAGACACCAAAGACATTAATCAAGTACACGTTATTTTCAATGAAAGCGCTCAAAAAGCTGCTTTTATTTTCTACGCAGCAATGATTCAAACGAATAACGAACCTAGCCATAAACTAGTAGAAGCGTTATTTACATTTGTACAAGACTCACCAAAAGATATGACAGATGCTCAACGTAAAGTAGCATTAGCGAAAATCTTCCATGATAACGGCTTAAAAAGCCCTTATGAGTTAACAAAAGAACAGCAAGCTGAAATCTTTAAGCTATTCCAGCAATCTGAAGATATCGTTCGCAATGCTGCATTACAATCAGTGCCAGCATTCCTGATCAATGGCAAATACCTTGTTAATACAAGCGCTCACGATAGCTTACAAGATATGGCAAACACAATTACATACCTTAAAAACAAAAAATAA
- the rlmC gene encoding 23S rRNA (uracil(747)-C(5))-methyltransferase RlmC, whose translation MQCPFSLQGVCQSCPLASLSYPQQIKQKDDVLRGLFSEHHPQQWLATVESAISGYRNKAKMVVLGAAHEPCLGIQKQTEDLSTSGSKPISLCTCPLYPADMQALLIYIERWIRCAGIPPYNVKKKKGELKFVLLTRSNSRGEFMLRFVLRSHDAIARIVNNLPELMAAFPSVKVVSVNIQPVHMARLEGEEEIFLTSDHYLLEQFNHVPLVVRPKSFFQTNPKVAESLYATAKRWVSEIKPTSMWDLFCGVGGFALHCAEEVEHVTGIEIEPEAIESAKHSAEIMGVTNLRFAALDSTSFSQSNESAPELVLVNPPRRGIGEQLCQQLNDFAPKHIIYSSCNPYTLEQDLARLTGYKVIKLQWFDMFPHTEHVEVMVLLEHSNV comes from the coding sequence ATGCAGTGTCCATTCTCACTTCAAGGGGTATGCCAATCATGCCCTTTAGCTTCGCTTTCATATCCGCAGCAGATTAAACAAAAAGATGATGTGTTACGTGGTTTGTTTTCAGAACATCATCCACAGCAATGGTTAGCAACAGTAGAAAGTGCCATTTCTGGTTATCGTAATAAAGCAAAAATGGTGGTGCTAGGCGCAGCTCATGAGCCATGTTTAGGTATTCAAAAACAGACTGAGGATTTATCAACGTCAGGATCTAAACCGATTAGTTTGTGTACTTGTCCTTTATATCCCGCTGATATGCAAGCGTTGTTGATCTATATTGAGCGTTGGATTCGTTGTGCAGGTATTCCACCTTATAACGTAAAGAAAAAGAAAGGTGAGTTGAAATTTGTGTTATTAACACGCAGTAATAGCCGAGGTGAGTTTATGCTTCGATTTGTATTAAGAAGCCATGATGCTATCGCGCGTATCGTTAATAATTTACCGGAACTGATGGCGGCATTTCCTTCGGTAAAAGTCGTTTCGGTGAATATTCAACCTGTACACATGGCACGCTTAGAAGGGGAAGAAGAAATTTTCTTAACCTCTGATCATTATTTATTAGAACAATTTAATCATGTTCCTTTGGTTGTAAGACCTAAAAGCTTCTTTCAAACCAATCCAAAAGTGGCAGAGAGCCTTTATGCAACAGCAAAACGTTGGGTCAGTGAGATAAAGCCAACTTCTATGTGGGATTTATTCTGTGGTGTTGGTGGTTTTGCGTTACATTGCGCTGAAGAGGTAGAGCATGTTACGGGTATCGAAATAGAGCCAGAAGCCATTGAGAGTGCTAAGCATTCTGCTGAAATTATGGGAGTGACGAATTTACGTTTTGCGGCTTTAGATTCAACCAGTTTTTCACAATCAAATGAAAGTGCGCCAGAGTTAGTATTGGTTAATCCACCGAGGCGGGGGATTGGTGAACAACTGTGTCAACAACTTAATGATTTTGCACCAAAACATATTATTTATTCAAGTTGTAACCCTTATACGCTAGAGCAAGACTTAGCGAGGTTAACGGGATATAAGGTAATAAAGTTGCAGTGGTTTGATATGTTCCCGCACACAGAGCATGTTGAAGTTATGGTGCTACTTGAACATAGTAACGTTTAG
- the btuC gene encoding vitamin B12 ABC transporter permease BtuC — translation MSLNVLLARQQSRWRFSFWLIVSLLIVVCFFSLSVGELWIKPWAPEGDLEQQLLLQLRLPRLLAALAIGASLASSGAVLQVLLGNPLAEPGVLGISGGASLALVAVLFFLPFAPSPMLTMFTAMGGALLFTMILVGLSRRRSVSMTRLLLIGVALGILSSAVITWAFYFSDDLSMRQLMYWLMGSLGGVNWQQLSLLFFIVPVLAVLCCQGEKLDILMLGELHARQLGLNVTTLRWKLILMVSLLVGSAVALAGIIGFIGLVVPHLIRLMLGTENRFLLPLSALAGGGLLVVADTLSRILLPSADLPVGVVTTSLGAPVFIWMLMRAELD, via the coding sequence ATGTCTCTTAATGTATTACTAGCCCGTCAGCAATCACGCTGGCGGTTCAGTTTTTGGCTAATCGTTTCATTACTTATTGTTGTTTGTTTTTTTTCCTTATCCGTTGGTGAGTTGTGGATCAAACCATGGGCTCCTGAAGGGGACTTAGAGCAACAATTACTCCTACAGTTACGTTTACCTCGGTTATTAGCTGCACTGGCTATAGGAGCGTCTTTAGCCAGTTCTGGTGCTGTGCTGCAAGTTTTACTTGGTAATCCATTAGCTGAGCCGGGCGTATTGGGTATCTCCGGTGGTGCAAGTTTAGCCTTAGTTGCAGTATTATTTTTCTTGCCATTTGCACCATCTCCTATGCTTACCATGTTTACAGCGATGGGAGGCGCATTATTATTTACAATGATCCTTGTTGGTCTCTCACGTCGACGTAGTGTTTCAATGACTCGATTATTACTGATTGGTGTCGCGTTGGGTATTTTGTCTAGTGCTGTTATTACTTGGGCATTTTATTTCAGTGATGATCTTAGTATGCGACAGTTAATGTACTGGCTTATGGGAAGTCTTGGCGGGGTTAATTGGCAGCAACTATCTTTGCTGTTTTTTATTGTTCCTGTGTTAGCTGTTTTATGTTGTCAGGGTGAAAAACTCGATATTTTAATGTTGGGGGAGCTTCATGCGAGACAACTTGGCTTGAATGTAACAACGCTGCGCTGGAAACTGATCTTAATGGTATCGTTATTAGTCGGTAGTGCCGTCGCGTTAGCGGGGATTATTGGTTTTATTGGGCTTGTTGTGCCGCATTTAATACGTTTAATGTTAGGCACAGAAAATCGTTTTTTATTGCCGCTATCTGCTTTAGCTGGAGGGGGATTATTAGTTGTCGCTGATACGTTATCACGTATTTTACTGCCTTCAGCCGATCTTCCTGTTGGTGTTGTGACTACATCGCTTGGTGCGCCAGTGTTTATTTGGATGCTTATGCGAGCTGAGTTGGATTAA
- a CDS encoding methyl-accepting chemotaxis protein, with protein MINTLKHKLLLLSLLPMIAILGIAMCIVIYLENQSLTKNVAHYKQELISERQQELKDAVIITKHAIENIISKNSDEATQLEEIRQLITPIRFAANDAGYFFIYTMEGVNVAHPLKPSIQGTDQIGATDANGVAYIKVLINAAKNNGQFVKYSFPKKANQPAQPKESYAITLNNNKWFIGTGLYLDDIDNSVEQYTAQIHADMKDRINTVAFISIILAVISAMIILLITSRIIKPVERMVKTLNDIADGEGDLTKRLVVEGNDEIAQLGKAFNRFANKLQSIISQVSATTDSLTTTAHNVHNQTNALTAKLNEHNCETEQVVAAVEQMSLAANEIAENTNDVASGTEKMSDVALIAQQQVDTSLVSINTLVDEVTQASGYIDALNQQSHNINNVLKVIGDIAEQTNLLALNAAIEAARAGEQGRGFAVVADEVRGLASRTQSSTLEINEMLDQLHNLVTQAVQAMDKSQTSCNDAVSSTNQISNNLISVTEAVTEINGKINQIAAASTEQNAVTGEISGNMGSIQSIVTDLIRENKNSELIVSQLDDAGHKLQQLVGQFKTQ; from the coding sequence ATGATCAACACACTTAAGCACAAATTATTACTACTAAGCTTATTGCCTATGATCGCTATTCTCGGTATAGCGATGTGTATCGTCATCTATTTAGAGAACCAATCTCTAACAAAAAATGTGGCACATTATAAGCAAGAGCTTATTTCAGAAAGACAACAAGAACTCAAAGACGCGGTTATTATTACCAAGCACGCCATCGAAAATATCATTTCTAAAAACAGTGATGAAGCAACGCAGCTTGAAGAAATCCGCCAACTTATTACGCCTATTCGATTTGCAGCCAATGATGCTGGTTACTTTTTTATCTACACAATGGAGGGAGTAAATGTTGCTCACCCTCTTAAGCCTTCAATTCAAGGTACTGATCAAATTGGCGCGACGGATGCTAACGGCGTTGCGTACATCAAAGTATTAATTAATGCGGCTAAAAATAATGGACAGTTTGTTAAATACAGCTTTCCTAAAAAAGCGAACCAGCCAGCCCAACCAAAAGAAAGTTATGCGATTACACTTAATAACAATAAATGGTTTATTGGTACAGGCTTATATCTAGATGACATAGATAACAGTGTTGAACAATACACAGCACAGATTCATGCTGATATGAAAGATCGTATCAATACCGTCGCTTTTATTTCGATCATTTTAGCCGTAATTTCTGCCATGATTATTTTATTGATCACAAGCCGTATCATTAAGCCAGTTGAGCGTATGGTTAAAACACTTAATGATATTGCTGATGGTGAAGGTGATCTAACCAAACGTCTGGTGGTTGAAGGTAATGACGAAATTGCACAACTTGGAAAAGCATTTAACCGTTTTGCTAATAAACTACAAAGCATTATTTCCCAAGTTTCAGCGACTACAGATAGCCTGACAACAACGGCGCATAATGTACACAATCAAACTAATGCCTTAACTGCTAAACTGAACGAGCATAATTGCGAGACTGAACAAGTCGTTGCTGCCGTTGAGCAAATGAGCCTAGCTGCTAATGAGATAGCAGAAAACACCAACGATGTTGCTTCTGGTACTGAAAAAATGAGTGATGTTGCGCTTATCGCTCAACAACAAGTGGATACATCATTAGTATCAATAAATACGTTAGTAGATGAAGTAACCCAAGCCTCTGGCTACATTGATGCACTAAATCAGCAATCGCATAATATTAACAATGTACTAAAAGTGATTGGTGATATTGCTGAGCAAACAAACCTACTAGCATTAAATGCCGCTATTGAAGCCGCACGTGCTGGTGAACAAGGTCGCGGTTTTGCCGTTGTTGCTGATGAGGTTCGTGGGCTTGCGAGTCGTACTCAAAGCAGCACATTAGAAATTAATGAAATGCTAGATCAATTACATAACTTGGTTACACAAGCCGTTCAAGCGATGGATAAAAGTCAGACATCTTGTAATGATGCGGTAAGTTCGACAAATCAAATCTCGAATAACCTCATTTCTGTCACAGAAGCCGTAACCGAAATAAATGGCAAGATTAATCAAATTGCAGCTGCCTCTACCGAGCAAAATGCAGTCACTGGTGAGATAAGCGGCAATATGGGCTCTATCCAAAGTATTGTGACCGACTTGATTCGCGAAAATAAAAACTCTGAACTTATCGTTAGCCAACTGGATGACGCGGGTCATAAATTACAGCAACTGGTTGGACAATTTAAAACACAATAA